One genomic window of Solanum dulcamara chromosome 12, daSolDulc1.2, whole genome shotgun sequence includes the following:
- the LOC129876369 gene encoding protein PHYTOCHROME KINASE SUBSTRATE 4: MDSQTTVKTLTEHPLQYRAFVQNNILKDASFSSYLKPEEHSPDDSEINVFDAKKYFSESNESSPTVQKNIVDNQCELASGHRHSSVSSVDNAYGRNFRVNSFRATPTASSEASWNSQTGLLANPPGAIAVSLRGINTNEKKRGSFSSTRKWFFCRKCPCSGKKSVQIEETSSEPRTEIGSEQFPVKHTNKVVVEKSINISQKNSIEIQQRVVRPQSSETHVGAINKIGTIQRRSTSESSESTHATATCQQRVLAPVRPFTETPGGGFSFPILNNSGQAKLEIKSPPTRRSVSPILEDPPRESLEVFQPSSRKSTETDHRRCNNFPFPGSPISRVTATDDDVASDASSDLFEIESFSTSIATSSCPLYRQRNSLEEPGTPSIAATECYAPSEVSIDWSVTTAEGFDRASVTNYSTISEIETNTRFFGGNGGGGGDGGKWKGGGLLSCRHEKAVNVGPQPVKYGSPNGLPQLPLINTAEHVGSKAMPRANKPPLASSHSARLSVAFAA, translated from the coding sequence atggATTCCCAAACAACAGTTAAAACCTTAACAGAACATCCTCTTCAATACAGAGCTTTTGTCCAAAACAATATACTAAAAGATGCATCATTTTCTTCTTATCTCAAACCTGAAGAACATAGTCCTGATGATTCCGAAATCAACGTATTCGATGCGAAAAAATATTTCAGTGAAAGCAATGAATCCTCTCCTACTGTCCAAAAAAACATAGTTGATAATCAATGTGAATTAGCTTCAGGTCATCGACATTCGTCAGTTTCTTCCGTAGATAATGCCTACGGAAGAAACTTTCGTGTCAATTCTTTTCGTGCTACTCCAACTGCTTCATCTGAAGCTAGTTGGAATAGCCAAACTGGACTATTAGCAAATCCTCCGGGTGCTATAGCTGTTTCATTGAGAGGTATTAATACGAACGAGAAAAAAAGAGGTTCGTTTAGTAGTACTCGTAAATGGTTTTTCTGTAGGAAATGCCCTTGTTCTGGGAAGAAATCGGTGCAAATCGAGGAAACTAGCTCGGAGCCGAGAACAGAAATTGGCTCCGAGCAGTTCCCCGTCAAACACACTAATAAGGTGGTAGTTGAGAAATCAATCAACATATCTCAAAAAAATTCGATTGAAATACAACAAAGAGTGGTGAGGCCACAATCGTCAGAGACTCATGTGGGAGCGATAAATAAAATTGGAACGATACAGAGAAGATCAACGTCAGAATCATCAGAGAGTACTCATGCTACAGCTACCTGTCAACAGCGTGTACTGGCACCAGTTAGACCATTTACCGAAACGCCAGGTGGAGGATTTTCATTCCCAATTCTGAACAATTCAGGACAAGCGAAATTGGAAATCAAATCTCCACCAACAAGAAGATCGGTTTCCCCAATATTAGAAGATCCGCCTCGAGAATCACTCGAAGTATTTCAACCATCTTCCAGAAAATCAACAGAAACAGATCATCGCCGATGCAATAATTTCCCCTTCCCGGGTAGTCCAATTTCTCGAGTGACAGCAACGGACGACGACGTTGCGAGCGATGCAAGTTCCGATTTATTCGAAATCGAGAGCTTTTCGACTTCGATCGCGACGTCGTCATGTCCGTTGTATCGTCAACGAAATTCACTAGAGGAGCCTGGTACGCCTAGCATTGCAGCTACAGAGTGTTATGCACCAAGTGAAGTGAGTATCGATTGGAGTGTTACTACAGCTGAAGGATTCGATCGTGCTAGTGTAACTAATTATTCAACAATCTCGGAAATCGAGACGAATACCCGATTTTTTGGCGGTAacggtggtggtggtggtgacgGAGGAAAATGGAAAGGGGGTGGGTTGTTGAGCTGTAGGCATGAAAAGGCGGTAAATGTAGGACCACAGCCAGTTAAATATGGGTCGCCCAATGGGCTACCACAATTGCCGTTGATTAATACGGCAGAACATGTGGGAAGTAAGGCAATGCCAAGAGCTAATAAGCCACCTCTTGCAAGCTCTCATTCAGCACGCTTGTCTGTTGCATTTGCAGCATGA
- the LOC129877246 gene encoding ABSCISIC ACID-INSENSITIVE 5-like protein 2, with the protein MGSQGGGGGGNSIGATQAQAQAQAQDPKTNALARQGSLYSLTLDEVQSQLGDLGKPLSSMNLDELLKTVWTVEASQGMGGTDYGALQHGQVASGSSLHRQSNITLSRDLSKKTVDQVWHDIQQGHKKDSIDRKAQERQPTLGEMTLEDFLVKAGVVAESTPGKKSLGSVLGVDSLALPQQSVQQQAQWSQYQMQAMHQLPPQQHQQQQPQQQTMLPVFMPGHPVQQPLTIVANPTIDAAYPESQMTMSPTALLGTLSDTQTLGRKRVAPDDVVEKTVERRQKRMIKNRESAARSRARKQAYTHELENKVIRLEEENERLKRQKEIEKVLPSVPLPEPKYQLRRTSSAPF; encoded by the exons ATGGGATCTCAGGGTGGTGGGGGAGGGGGTAATAGTATTGGTGCAACTCAAGCTCAAGCTCAAGCTCAAGCCCAAGACCCAAAGACAAATGCTTTGGCTAGGCAAGGATCATTATATAGCCTAACTCTTGATGAGGTTCAGAGTCAGTTGGGGGATTTGGGGAAACCACTGAGTAGTATGAATCTTGATGAGCTTCTTAAGACTGTATGGACTGTTGAGGCTAGTCAAGGAATGGGGGGAACGGATTATGGGGCGTTGCAGCATGGTCAGGTTGCTTCGGGGAGTTCTCTGCATCGACAATCGAATATTACACTGTCTCGTGATCTGAGCAAGAAGACTGTTGATCAGGTGTGGCATGATATTCAGCAGGGGCATAAAAAGGATAGTATCGATAGGAAAGCTCAGGAGAGGCAGCCTACTCTTGGTGAGATGACCCTGGAGGATTTTTTGGTTAAGGCTGGAGTGGTTGCTGAGTCGACTCCGGGGAAGAAAAGTTTGGGCTCGGTTTTAGGTGTTGATTCATTGGCATTGCCACAACAGAGTGTTCAACAGCAAGCTCAATGGTCACAATATCAGATGCAGGCAATGCATCAACTACCGccacaacaacatcaacaacaacaaccacaacagcaGACCATGCTACCAGTTTTTATGCCTGGCCATCCAGTTCAACAACCTTTGACTATCGTTGCCAACCCAACAATAGATGCAGCTTATCCTGAATCTCAGATGACAATGTCCCCAACCGCTCTGTTGGGCACATTATCGGACACACAAACACTTGGAAGAAAAAGAGTTGCACCAGATGATGTCGTTGAGAAGACTGTTGAAAGGAGGCAGAAGAGGATGATTAAGAATAGGGAATCTGCAGCGAGGTCACGAGCAAGGAAGCAG GCTTACACCCATGAACTGGAGAACAAGGTTATACGCCTAGAAGAAGAGAATGAAAGGCTCAAGAGACAGAAG GAGATAGAGAAGGTGTTACCAAGTGTTCCACTTCCAGAGCCTAAGTATCAGCTGCGCAGAACAAGCTCCGCGCCCTTCTAA
- the LOC129877005 gene encoding co-chaperone protein p23-2, producing the protein MSRQPEVLWAQRSEKVYLTISLPDAKDVSLKCDPDGVFNFSAIGVNGDSFSVTLQLYGNVSPERCKTNIGSRNILCSIQKEQKGWWPRILKSEEKPAPYLKVDWNKWCDEDDEEYSDSDDGGVAYTGDDDESSDDGGMLYLPDLEKARGN; encoded by the exons ATGAG TCGTCAACCAGAAGTTCTTTGGGCTCAACGATCGGAGAAAGTTTACTTGACTATATCATTGCCCGATGCTAAAGATGTATCATTGAAGTGTGACCCAGATGGTGTTTTTAATTTCTCTGCAATTGGTGTTAATGGCGATTCATTCTCTGTCACTCTCCAACTTTACGGGAATGTTTCCCCTGAG CGGTGTAAAACCAATATTGGGTCGAGAAACATCCTCTGCTCAATCCAAAAGGAGCAAAAAGGCTGGTGGCCAAGAATATTGAAGTCTGAAGAGAAGCCCGCTCCATACCTCAAGGTTGATTGGAACAAATGGtgtgatgaagatgatgaagaataTT CGGACTCTGATGATGGGGGTGTTGCG TACACTGGAGATGACGACGAGAGCAGCGATGATGGAGGAATGCTCT ATCTTCCAGACCTGGAAAAGGCTAGAGGAAATTAA
- the LOC129877399 gene encoding probable small nuclear ribonucleoprotein F isoform X2 has product MATVPVNPKPFLNNLTGKPVMVKLKWGLEYKGYLVSVDSYMNLQLSISGMNSLDHDIIILYKGFPFANSLQMQKNSLME; this is encoded by the exons ATGGCG ACAGTACCAGTTAATCCGAAGCCTTTTTTGAACAATTTGACTGGAAAGCCTGTGATGGTAAAGCTAAAGTGGGGATTAGAGTACAAAG GGTATTTGGTCTCTGTGGATTCATACATGAACTTGCAG TTATCCATCAGTGGCATGAATAGCTTAGATCACGACATTATTATATTGTATAAAGGATTTCCTTTTGCAAACAG CTTGCAAATGCAGAAGAATTCACTGATGGAGTAA